One Serratia liquefaciens genomic window, TGGTAAACTGGATTGACCCGCCCCGCTAGACAAATCTGGCCCCAATTTGAACGGAGCGATCGCCCATAGAAGGGATATAAAGAGATAAAAAAACGGGAACCTCATGGTTCCCGTTTTGCGCTGCAGGTTTCAAATGTCCTTCAACAGAGGATATTCATTCACTCTGCTTTGGTGGCATCAGGGTGATTCTTGCCTTCCTCGATAAAATCTTCGTCGATCTCATCGGTGGTTTCTGCACTGTCGCGGCCGGAAAGAATATTCCAGCAGGCGATGAACAGGGCGGCGATCAATGGGCCGATAACGAAGCCGTTGATACCGTAAATCTCCATGCCACCCAGGGTTGAAATCAGGATCAGGTAATCCGGCATTTTGGTGTCTTTGCCGACCAACAGCGGGCGAAGAATATTGTCGACCAACCCGATGATCACCACGAAGAAACCGACCAGGAACAGGCCTTTCCACAGCATGCCGGTGGCGAAGAAATAGATGGCTGCCGGTACCCAGATAATGGCGGAACCCACCGCAGGGATGATGGACAGGAATGCCATCAATGCGCCCCACAGCAGGCTGCCGTCGATCCCGGTGAAGTAAAACGCCAGACCGCCAAGAGCACCTTGCACCACGGCCACCACCACCGTGCCTTTCACCGTCGCGCGCGACACGGCAGCGAATTTCACAAACAAATGGTGTTTAACGTGCTGGGATAACGGCAGGGCTTCGAGCGTCAGATTGACCAGATAAGGGCCGTCCTTGAGCAGGAAGAACAACAGGTAGAGCATGACGCCAAAGCCCACGGCGAAGTTGAAGGTGCCTTTACCGATTAAAAAGACACTGCCGGCCAGGTATTGGCCGCCCTTGAGTGCCACCTCGGAGAGCTGTTTCTGTATTTCTGCGGCGCTGTCCAGATTATGCTCCGCCAGAAAATGCCGTGCCCATCCGGGGAGCACTTTCAGGGTGTCGGCAACAATAACCGGGAACTGCGTGTTATTGGTTTGCAGCTTGGTGTAAACCACATTCAGTTCAATCGCCAATGAAGAAGCGATGATCGCCAACGGTGTAAAGACGATCAAACAGATCACCGCGAGCGTTACCAACGAGACCAGGCCGTTTCGGTCGCCCAGATACTGTTTAAGTTTTTGTTTCACAGGGTGGAAAATCACCGCCAGGATGATAGCCCACAGTACAGATGAGTAGTAGGGACCCAAGACGTCCATAAAAGCAGCGGTAACGATAAAAAGGATCAGAAGAAAGAATCCCTTTGAAATACCTTTAGACATCATACCCGTCCCTCAGATGATAGATTTTGCCGGTGAATCTCTGTATTCAGCGGCATTGACACTTCTTGAAGAATAAACCCTATCATCACAAACGGTTAACAGGTAGCGGATTTTATCGGCGAACAGTTAATAAAACTTAATAATAGTGCCTCATATTATGAGGACATTAAGTTGATG contains:
- a CDS encoding AI-2E family transporter, translating into MMSKGISKGFFLLILFIVTAAFMDVLGPYYSSVLWAIILAVIFHPVKQKLKQYLGDRNGLVSLVTLAVICLIVFTPLAIIASSLAIELNVVYTKLQTNNTQFPVIVADTLKVLPGWARHFLAEHNLDSAAEIQKQLSEVALKGGQYLAGSVFLIGKGTFNFAVGFGVMLYLLFFLLKDGPYLVNLTLEALPLSQHVKHHLFVKFAAVSRATVKGTVVVAVVQGALGGLAFYFTGIDGSLLWGALMAFLSIIPAVGSAIIWVPAAIYFFATGMLWKGLFLVGFFVVIIGLVDNILRPLLVGKDTKMPDYLILISTLGGMEIYGINGFVIGPLIAALFIACWNILSGRDSAETTDEIDEDFIEEGKNHPDATKAE